A region of Myxococcus stipitatus DSM 14675 DNA encodes the following proteins:
- a CDS encoding Hsp70 family protein produces the protein MHKEPIIGIDLGTTNSCAAIVEDNGNVKLIPYKGGEYTIPSIFAIDDKGNELIGYEAKRQWQLNPRNTVYGSKRLVGRTFGSDVVDTMKKVVAYNMRPGKKNEVTLDVGKKEFTLQEVSAKILGKIREVASNYLKTPIKRAVVTVPAYFNDRQRQSVKDAGKLIDLEVVRIINEPTAAALAYGVGKGLKEKVVIYDLGGGTFDVSIIEIRDRVFEVKSTGGDVFLGGIDFDNAIIHHVLKDFAAKTGIDLATDPVAMQRIKDLAERTKIDLSARDEVPFNIPFITMTSQGQPLNIEMKFTRKMLEQLTNHLVDRTLQMVARVLVDSGLSTKDVDEVMLVGGQTRMPIVQDRLTKFFGKPPSKGVHPDEAVAIGAALYAHSLQDDTNLRIQLLDVIPMAIGLEKAGGAFHVVFPRNAPIPNAKQLLATTSMDNQTELAMRIFQGDHEMVARNDMLGEFTFSGIQQARAGGVQVEITFDVNVEGILSMRARDPATGREMNTTVRVTQS, from the coding sequence ATGCACAAGGAGCCCATCATCGGCATCGACCTCGGCACGACGAACTCGTGCGCGGCGATTGTCGAAGACAACGGGAACGTCAAGCTCATCCCCTACAAGGGCGGTGAGTACACCATCCCCTCCATCTTCGCGATCGACGACAAGGGGAACGAGCTCATCGGCTACGAGGCCAAGCGCCAGTGGCAGCTCAACCCGCGCAACACCGTCTACGGCTCCAAGCGCCTGGTGGGACGGACGTTCGGCAGCGACGTCGTGGACACGATGAAGAAGGTCGTGGCGTACAACATGCGCCCCGGCAAGAAGAACGAAGTCACCCTGGACGTGGGCAAGAAGGAGTTCACCCTCCAGGAAGTGAGCGCGAAGATCCTCGGGAAGATTCGCGAGGTCGCCTCCAACTACCTGAAGACGCCCATCAAGCGCGCCGTGGTGACGGTCCCCGCCTACTTCAATGACCGGCAGCGCCAGTCGGTGAAGGACGCGGGCAAGCTCATCGACCTCGAGGTCGTCCGCATCATCAACGAGCCCACCGCGGCCGCGCTCGCCTACGGCGTGGGCAAGGGCCTGAAGGAGAAGGTCGTCATCTACGACCTGGGCGGCGGCACCTTCGACGTCTCCATCATCGAGATTCGAGATCGCGTCTTCGAGGTGAAGTCCACCGGCGGCGACGTGTTCCTGGGTGGCATCGACTTCGACAACGCCATCATCCACCACGTCCTCAAGGACTTCGCGGCCAAGACGGGCATCGACCTGGCCACGGACCCGGTGGCGATGCAGCGCATCAAGGACCTGGCCGAGCGCACGAAGATCGACCTCTCCGCGCGCGACGAGGTGCCCTTCAACATCCCCTTCATCACGATGACGTCCCAGGGCCAGCCCCTGAACATCGAGATGAAGTTCACCCGGAAGATGCTGGAGCAGCTCACCAACCACCTCGTGGACCGCACGCTGCAGATGGTCGCCCGGGTGCTGGTGGATTCCGGGCTGTCCACCAAGGACGTGGACGAGGTGATGCTGGTGGGCGGGCAGACGCGCATGCCCATCGTCCAGGACCGGCTGACGAAGTTCTTCGGCAAGCCCCCGAGCAAGGGCGTGCACCCGGACGAGGCCGTCGCCATCGGCGCGGCGCTCTACGCGCACTCCCTCCAGGACGACACCAACCTGCGCATCCAGCTGTTGGATGTGATTCCCATGGCCATCGGCCTGGAGAAGGCGGGCGGCGCCTTCCACGTCGTCTTCCCGCGCAACGCGCCCATCCCCAACGCCAAGCAGCTCCTGGCGACGACGAGCATGGACAACCAGACCGAGCTGGCCATGCGCATCTTCCAGGGCGACCACGAGATGGTGGCGCGCAATGATATGCTGGGTGAGTTCACCTTCTCAGGCATCCAGCAGGCGCGCGCGGGCGGTGTGCAGGTGGAGATCACCTTCGACGTGAATGTCGAAGGCATCCTCTCCATGCGAGCCCGGGACCCGGCCACCGGCCGGGAGATGAACACCACCGTGCGCGTGACGCAGAGCTAG
- a CDS encoding PrkA family serine protein kinase, translating to MDAKGYLQEVGTQVNADFVKNRSILSFEEYLSLFLNDPRAQARNAAQYLRDVMDHFGTQTVPHPTGTIRRFKVFDAEGSERDGRVAGQEEVQNAIYRVLGNFVRAGRINKLILLHGPNGSAKSTLVNALKAGMETYSRQPQGALYRIAWVFPSEKLIKGSIGFGERTDGSGELTTFAHLDAESIDLRMPCELRDHPLFAMPPGERRKVLEAALKKKGLGTGDGESGDFILSDYVRDGELCSKCRRIYTALLNSYNGDWLKVLRHVQVERFYVSRRYQVATVTVEPQMSVDAIVQQITADRTQLNVPAPLHSTVLFEPHGPLVHANRGLIEYADLLKRPLEAFKYLLGFSETAEVPLEPFVLQLDEVLIASSNEKHLGAFKELPDFASFKGRIELVRVPYLRRYRTEQQIYDAQVSATTVGKHVAPHATEVASMWAVLTRLKKPIPDRYPGDVKELIDHVTPVEKLHLYEEGAPPDRLSLANTKELRKLREELFTESDAYPNYEGRVGASAREIKTALFNAAQNPDYKCLNGLAVLEELEAICKDKSVYEYLLQEVMDGYHDHEAFVRMAEAEYLDRVDTEVRESMGLVSEGQYRELVERYIQGVSHWVRGEKMRNRITGEMEKPDEQRMQEVEAIVMPKGEDAAEFRRGLIASIGAHRLDNPDATMDYPRIFPDMFKRLRDHYFEERKRVLRKNKENVLKYLSEDRGMLTPREQTQVQSTLKTMAERYGYCEHCAKDAILFLMKKRYA from the coding sequence GTGGACGCGAAGGGTTATCTGCAGGAAGTGGGCACGCAGGTGAACGCCGACTTCGTCAAGAACCGTTCGATCCTGTCCTTCGAGGAGTATCTGTCGCTCTTCCTCAATGACCCTCGGGCGCAGGCGCGCAACGCGGCCCAGTACCTGCGGGACGTGATGGACCACTTCGGCACCCAGACGGTGCCGCACCCGACGGGGACCATCCGGCGCTTCAAGGTCTTCGACGCGGAGGGCAGCGAGCGCGATGGCCGGGTGGCGGGGCAGGAGGAGGTCCAGAACGCCATCTACCGCGTGCTGGGCAACTTCGTGCGCGCCGGCCGCATCAACAAGCTCATCCTCCTGCACGGCCCCAACGGCAGCGCGAAGTCGACGCTGGTCAACGCGCTCAAGGCGGGCATGGAGACCTACTCGCGGCAGCCGCAGGGCGCGCTGTACCGCATCGCCTGGGTGTTCCCGTCCGAGAAGCTCATCAAGGGCTCCATCGGCTTCGGCGAGCGCACGGACGGGAGCGGGGAGCTGACGACCTTCGCGCATCTGGACGCGGAGTCCATCGACCTGCGCATGCCGTGTGAGCTGCGAGACCATCCCCTGTTCGCCATGCCGCCGGGGGAGCGGCGCAAGGTGCTGGAGGCGGCGCTCAAGAAGAAGGGGCTGGGCACCGGGGACGGCGAGTCGGGGGACTTCATCCTCTCCGACTACGTGCGCGACGGAGAGCTGTGCTCCAAGTGCCGCCGCATCTACACGGCGCTGCTCAACTCGTACAACGGTGACTGGCTCAAGGTGCTGCGCCACGTCCAGGTGGAGCGCTTCTACGTGTCGCGCCGCTACCAGGTGGCCACGGTGACGGTGGAGCCGCAGATGAGCGTGGACGCCATCGTGCAACAGATCACCGCGGACCGCACCCAGCTCAACGTGCCCGCGCCGCTGCACAGCACCGTGCTGTTCGAGCCCCACGGCCCGCTGGTGCACGCCAACCGGGGCCTCATCGAGTACGCGGACCTGCTCAAGCGGCCGCTCGAGGCCTTCAAGTACCTGCTGGGCTTCAGCGAGACGGCCGAAGTCCCGCTCGAGCCCTTCGTGCTCCAGCTCGACGAGGTGCTGATTGCCTCGTCCAACGAGAAGCACCTGGGGGCCTTCAAGGAACTGCCGGACTTCGCGTCGTTCAAGGGTCGCATCGAGCTGGTGCGCGTGCCCTACTTGAGGCGCTACCGCACCGAGCAGCAGATCTACGACGCCCAGGTGTCCGCGACGACGGTGGGCAAGCACGTGGCCCCCCACGCGACGGAAGTGGCCTCCATGTGGGCGGTGCTCACGCGGCTGAAGAAGCCCATCCCGGACCGCTACCCGGGCGACGTGAAGGAGCTCATCGACCACGTCACGCCGGTGGAGAAGCTCCACCTGTACGAAGAAGGCGCGCCGCCGGACCGGCTGAGCCTGGCGAACACCAAGGAGCTGCGGAAGCTGCGCGAGGAGCTGTTCACCGAGTCGGACGCGTACCCCAACTACGAGGGGCGCGTGGGCGCGAGCGCGCGGGAGATCAAGACGGCGCTGTTCAACGCCGCGCAGAACCCCGACTACAAGTGCCTCAATGGCCTGGCCGTGCTCGAGGAGCTGGAGGCCATCTGCAAGGACAAGAGCGTCTACGAGTACCTGCTCCAGGAGGTGATGGACGGCTACCACGACCATGAGGCGTTCGTGCGCATGGCCGAGGCGGAGTACCTGGACCGCGTGGACACCGAGGTCCGCGAGTCCATGGGCCTGGTGTCGGAAGGGCAGTACCGGGAGCTCGTCGAGCGCTACATCCAAGGCGTCAGCCACTGGGTGCGCGGCGAGAAGATGCGCAACCGGATAACAGGTGAAATGGAGAAGCCGGACGAGCAGCGCATGCAGGAGGTGGAGGCCATCGTCATGCCCAAGGGGGAGGACGCGGCGGAGTTCCGTCGGGGCCTCATCGCATCCATCGGCGCGCACCGGCTGGACAACCCCGACGCGACGATGGACTACCCGCGCATCTTCCCGGACATGTTCAAGCGCCTGCGGGACCACTACTTCGAGGAGCGCAAGCGGGTGCTGCGCAAGAACAAGGAGAACGTCCTCAAGTACCTCTCGGAGGACCGGGGCATGCTGACGCCGCGTGAGCAGACGCAGGTGCAGAGCACGCTCAAGACGATGGCGGAGCGGTACGGCTACTGCGAGCACTGCGCGAAGGACGCCATCCTGTTCCTGATGAAGAAGCGCTACGCCTGA
- a CDS encoding S1 family peptidase, whose translation MTRFFLGAPVALLALASCAGAPSPGRVTPPRVSPGVVPVLASASSSASARLSRKERVQRILPHNVRLQVVEGDSVRRSASGVVVGSEQGPEGVVAWVVTNAHAVVMSDVKAPVLRVLVDRRSEVETHVGQVVATGKVPELDLALVKVPGLALPAVELAEEAELELGEDVVVAASPFGRALSLSGGMVSQVEWDRESSRPKSVKTDAPIGYGASGGGVYSLESGRLLAIVEGYRTAQVDFAVREESYSFDVPMPGETFAAPSTKVRDFLHAKGFGHILRHSLPGEGGVAHAAGR comes from the coding sequence ATGACCCGCTTCTTCCTGGGCGCCCCCGTCGCCCTGCTCGCGCTCGCATCGTGCGCGGGCGCGCCGTCACCTGGCCGTGTCACGCCGCCTCGGGTGTCTCCTGGGGTGGTGCCGGTGCTGGCGTCCGCTTCGTCCTCCGCGTCCGCTCGGCTGTCTCGCAAGGAGCGCGTCCAGCGCATCCTCCCGCACAACGTCCGGTTGCAGGTGGTGGAGGGGGACTCGGTGAGGCGCAGCGCCTCCGGCGTGGTGGTGGGCTCCGAGCAGGGGCCCGAGGGCGTGGTGGCGTGGGTCGTCACCAATGCGCACGCGGTGGTGATGAGTGACGTGAAGGCGCCGGTGCTGCGCGTGCTGGTGGACCGTCGCTCGGAGGTGGAGACGCACGTGGGGCAGGTGGTGGCGACGGGGAAGGTGCCGGAGCTGGACCTGGCGCTCGTGAAGGTGCCGGGGCTGGCGCTGCCCGCGGTGGAGCTGGCCGAGGAGGCGGAGCTGGAGCTGGGCGAGGACGTCGTCGTGGCCGCGTCGCCGTTCGGTCGAGCGCTGTCGCTCTCCGGAGGCATGGTGTCCCAGGTGGAGTGGGACCGGGAGTCGAGCCGGCCGAAGTCGGTGAAGACGGATGCGCCCATCGGCTATGGCGCTTCGGGTGGGGGCGTCTACAGCCTGGAGTCGGGGCGGCTGCTCGCCATCGTGGAGGGCTATCGCACCGCGCAGGTGGACTTCGCCGTGCGTGAGGAAAGCTACAGCTTCGATGTGCCCATGCCCGGCGAGACCTTCGCCGCGCCCAGCACCAAGGTGCGCGACTTCCTGCACGCCAAGGGCTTCGGCCACATCCTGCGGCACTCCCTGCCGGGCGAGGGCGGTGTCGCTCACGCCGCGGGTCGCTGA
- a CDS encoding deoxycytidylate deaminase: MSGRVSWDQYFMDIAKQVATRATCDRKHVGAVIVRGRTILSTGYNGSIRGLPHCDDVGHMMENGHCVATVHAEANAIIQAATNGVAIDGATIYTTASPCWPCFKLIANAGLVRIVFGEFYRDPRIFDVASRLNLELVGLGDAARPPVSSAG, translated from the coding sequence ATGTCCGGACGGGTTTCGTGGGATCAGTACTTCATGGACATCGCGAAGCAGGTGGCCACTCGCGCCACGTGTGATCGCAAACACGTGGGGGCCGTCATCGTGCGCGGACGGACCATCCTGTCCACCGGGTACAACGGCTCCATCCGGGGACTGCCCCACTGCGATGACGTGGGCCACATGATGGAGAACGGACACTGCGTGGCCACGGTGCACGCGGAGGCCAACGCCATCATCCAGGCGGCCACCAACGGCGTGGCCATCGACGGCGCGACCATCTACACCACCGCGAGCCCGTGCTGGCCGTGCTTCAAGCTCATCGCCAATGCGGGCCTGGTGCGCATCGTGTTCGGCGAGTTCTACCGGGACCCTCGCATCTTCGATGTGGCCTCCCGGCTCAACCTCGAGCTGGTGGGGCTGGGCGACGCCGCGCGCCCCCCTGTGTCGTCCGCTGGCTGA
- a CDS encoding sensor histidine kinase → MARVQEATDPVVGAARYGAVQTLMDSLLHDVRNPLNAMAIHLEVLSEKLKAETGQVPPSQEKNLKALREQIQRVDGILRQFTDFIVAKGGSAGEVDLSDATTRALAVVAHEGRKRRVTVQVAVEAGVLVRLADTSELGFFVIQGLLRAFRRAEGGGSVRVTVRAEGPSAVLEVDDSGGEAAPELADAVAALGLRCAQLGVELHVRGGCCRLIFPRA, encoded by the coding sequence GTGGCGCGTGTCCAGGAGGCGACGGACCCCGTGGTGGGCGCGGCCCGCTACGGCGCGGTGCAAACGCTGATGGACAGCCTGCTGCACGACGTCCGCAACCCGCTCAACGCGATGGCCATCCACCTGGAGGTGCTGTCGGAGAAGTTGAAGGCGGAGACGGGGCAGGTGCCGCCGTCGCAGGAGAAGAACCTCAAGGCGCTGCGGGAGCAGATCCAGCGCGTGGACGGCATCCTCCGGCAGTTCACCGACTTCATCGTGGCGAAGGGCGGCAGCGCGGGCGAGGTGGACCTGTCGGACGCGACGACGCGGGCGCTGGCGGTGGTGGCGCACGAGGGGCGCAAGCGGCGGGTGACGGTGCAGGTGGCGGTGGAGGCGGGTGTGCTGGTCCGGTTGGCGGACACGTCGGAGCTGGGCTTCTTCGTCATCCAGGGCTTGCTGCGGGCGTTCCGGCGGGCGGAGGGCGGGGGCTCGGTGCGCGTGACGGTGCGCGCGGAGGGCCCTTCGGCGGTGCTGGAAGTGGACGACAGCGGTGGTGAGGCGGCGCCGGAGCTCGCCGATGCGGTGGCGGCGCTGGGGCTTCGCTGTGCGCAGTTGGGCGTCGAGCTTCATGTCCGTGGTGGTTGCTGCCGGCTGATTTTTCCTCGCGCTTGA
- the nla6 gene encoding enhancer binding protein Nla6 — MGSARILAVDDERDTCEALAEMLSAWGHKVETAFDGHDALRKAGEFRPDVVLSDLAMPETDGLWLLRNLKEELPDCPVVFLTGRGTIDAAVEAIREGAYDFIVKPLDTARLKVCIDRALEKKETLREVQTLRRRLKQLGSSDLIAQSAGMRKVIELVEKVAPSKASVSISGESGTGKEVVARAVHNLSLRRDKPFIAINCASIPATLIESEIFGHERGAFTGADQRRPGVFELAHGGTLFLDELGEIPIDLQAKLLRVLEEGRLRRLGGKVEIEVDVRVLCATNRDLKQEIKNGRFREDLYFRLNVFQIHLPPLRERREDVPILVQHFVDKFRGDSAKRVSGVHPDAMEVLKNYDWPGNIRELRNAVERAVILCDGELITREHLPPDMAGKGPERHNFKLPYGLSLDAVEREYILGSLHRNGNNKARTAEVLGVSEKTLYNKLNRYAAEARNQPGGPRDNGPLGGQGGSGPLNPGNLDARPPDR; from the coding sequence TTGGGTAGCGCACGAATCCTGGCCGTGGACGACGAACGCGACACGTGCGAGGCGCTGGCGGAGATGCTCAGCGCCTGGGGCCACAAGGTCGAGACGGCCTTCGACGGGCACGACGCCCTGCGCAAGGCCGGCGAGTTCCGTCCGGACGTCGTCCTGTCGGACCTGGCGATGCCGGAGACGGACGGGTTGTGGCTGTTGCGCAACCTGAAGGAGGAGCTGCCGGACTGTCCGGTGGTCTTCCTCACCGGCCGCGGCACCATCGACGCGGCGGTGGAGGCCATCCGCGAGGGCGCGTATGACTTCATCGTCAAGCCGCTGGACACCGCGCGCCTGAAGGTCTGCATCGACCGCGCGCTGGAGAAGAAGGAGACCCTGCGCGAGGTGCAGACGCTGCGGCGGAGGCTCAAGCAGTTAGGTTCGTCCGACCTCATCGCCCAGTCGGCGGGCATGCGCAAGGTCATCGAGTTGGTGGAGAAGGTGGCCCCGTCCAAGGCCAGCGTGTCCATCAGCGGCGAGTCCGGCACGGGCAAGGAGGTCGTCGCCCGCGCCGTGCACAACCTGTCCCTGCGCCGCGACAAGCCCTTCATCGCCATCAACTGCGCGTCCATCCCCGCGACGCTCATCGAGTCGGAGATCTTCGGCCACGAGCGCGGCGCCTTCACGGGCGCGGATCAACGCCGCCCCGGCGTGTTCGAGCTGGCGCACGGCGGCACGCTGTTCCTGGACGAGCTGGGGGAGATTCCCATCGACCTGCAGGCCAAGCTGCTGCGCGTGCTGGAAGAGGGCCGGCTGCGCAGGCTCGGTGGCAAGGTGGAGATCGAAGTGGACGTGCGGGTGTTGTGCGCCACCAACCGCGACCTGAAGCAGGAGATCAAGAACGGGCGGTTCCGCGAGGATCTGTACTTCCGCCTCAACGTGTTCCAGATCCACCTGCCGCCCCTGCGCGAGCGCCGCGAGGACGTGCCCATCCTGGTCCAGCACTTCGTGGACAAGTTCCGCGGGGACTCCGCCAAGCGCGTGTCCGGGGTGCACCCGGATGCGATGGAAGTGCTCAAGAATTACGACTGGCCTGGAAACATCCGCGAGCTTCGCAACGCTGTGGAGCGCGCGGTGATCCTCTGTGACGGGGAGTTGATCACCCGGGAGCACCTGCCGCCGGACATGGCGGGCAAGGGGCCGGAGCGGCACAACTTCAAGCTGCCGTATGGCTTGAGCCTGGACGCGGTGGAGCGTGAGTACATCCTGGGAAGCCTGCACCGCAATGGCAACAACAAGGCGCGGACGGCGGAGGTGCTCGGGGTGAGCGAGAAGACGCTCTACAACAAGCTCAATCGCTACGCGGCCGAGGCGCGCAACCAGCCGGGCGGCCCCCGTGACAACGGTCCGTTAGGGGGGCAGGGGGGCAGTGGCCCGCTGAACCCCGGCAACCTGGATGCTCGGCCACCTGACAGGTAG
- a CDS encoding ArsA family ATPase, with amino-acid sequence MSDARVLHFFGGKGGVGKTTLAAAYALRLSEEVPKERVLLVSLDPVRSLSDLVKKKLSAKPSKLVPGKGEGGVWGLEVEPAALLKPFLAQYLPALKKVAAKGTHFSEEELGSLYQQAVPGLEELVALFHVVELLEGKEKEFDRIIVDCSPTSHTLRLFDLPAGLRKFLGLVRAGADKPAPTSGKGKKAEAAAAEPGFLEGLGQKAEKLLALLKDPARTAFHLVALAEPVPEAQTRMLFTQLRERGLPVTEIVVNQVEDREGCPACQGRRGLQAPHVRKFQALDKSVPVHLLGRRELAPRGLDGLAVFAKAWAGGKETKALEFAAAEGPPALVRAPSMPPIAAPPLPPTRLIFFVGQGGVGKSSCAAAAAVTLTEKEGPVLLISTDPAHSLSDVLQSRLTDTETQVKGTKGLYARELDMAGWFNALRKRLKEKAEKAFEGAPKTGSEVPADLLYLRNLLECAPPGIDELAAMSVLTDALVQERFKRIVVDSSPVVNSVRVVELAETAKTWLGALHTVLNKHRAKGLGDLADDIAGMIKHAKRFEEALASPTEARFVVVTRGEDLAAARTERVVEYLKDKKLPVERVLVNRVGPKSTCEKCENRRKLELNAAKAIEKKLGLPVTMAPALGRHPAGLRELKAFRTAWYALSPPAAKIKAA; translated from the coding sequence ATGAGCGACGCGCGAGTTCTTCACTTCTTCGGCGGCAAGGGCGGGGTTGGCAAGACCACGCTCGCGGCGGCGTACGCGTTGCGATTGTCGGAGGAGGTCCCGAAGGAGCGGGTGCTGCTCGTCTCGCTGGACCCCGTGCGCTCCCTGTCGGACCTGGTGAAGAAGAAGCTCTCCGCGAAGCCCTCGAAGCTGGTGCCGGGCAAGGGAGAGGGTGGCGTCTGGGGCCTGGAGGTGGAGCCGGCCGCGCTGCTCAAGCCGTTCCTGGCGCAGTACCTGCCCGCGCTGAAGAAGGTCGCCGCGAAGGGCACCCACTTCTCCGAGGAGGAGCTGGGCTCGCTGTACCAGCAGGCCGTCCCCGGGCTGGAGGAGCTGGTGGCGCTCTTCCACGTGGTGGAGCTGCTGGAGGGCAAGGAGAAGGAGTTCGACCGGATCATCGTCGACTGCTCACCCACGAGCCACACGCTGCGGCTGTTTGATCTGCCCGCGGGGCTGCGCAAGTTCCTGGGTCTGGTGCGCGCGGGGGCGGACAAGCCCGCGCCGACCTCCGGGAAGGGCAAGAAGGCGGAGGCCGCCGCGGCCGAGCCGGGTTTCCTGGAAGGGCTGGGGCAGAAGGCGGAGAAGCTGCTGGCGCTGCTGAAGGACCCCGCGCGCACGGCCTTCCACCTGGTGGCGCTGGCCGAGCCTGTCCCCGAGGCGCAGACGCGCATGCTCTTCACCCAGCTGCGCGAGCGCGGCCTGCCGGTGACGGAGATCGTCGTCAACCAGGTGGAGGACCGCGAAGGTTGTCCCGCGTGCCAGGGCCGCCGGGGCCTCCAGGCGCCTCACGTCCGCAAGTTCCAGGCGCTGGACAAGTCCGTGCCGGTCCACCTGCTGGGGCGCCGGGAGCTGGCGCCGCGCGGGCTGGACGGCCTGGCGGTGTTCGCCAAGGCGTGGGCGGGTGGCAAGGAGACGAAGGCGCTGGAGTTCGCCGCGGCGGAGGGCCCTCCGGCCCTGGTTCGCGCGCCGTCCATGCCGCCCATCGCCGCGCCGCCGCTGCCTCCCACGCGGCTCATCTTCTTCGTCGGCCAGGGAGGCGTGGGCAAGAGCTCCTGCGCCGCCGCCGCCGCGGTGACGCTCACGGAGAAGGAGGGGCCGGTGCTCCTCATCTCCACCGACCCCGCGCACTCGCTGTCGGACGTGCTGCAGAGCCGGCTGACGGACACCGAGACGCAGGTGAAGGGCACCAAGGGCCTCTACGCGCGCGAGCTGGACATGGCGGGCTGGTTCAACGCCCTGCGCAAGCGGCTCAAGGAGAAGGCGGAGAAGGCCTTCGAGGGCGCGCCCAAGACGGGCAGCGAGGTCCCCGCGGATCTGCTCTACCTGCGCAACCTGCTGGAGTGCGCGCCGCCGGGCATCGACGAGCTGGCGGCCATGAGCGTGCTCACGGACGCGCTGGTGCAGGAGCGGTTCAAGCGCATCGTCGTGGACTCGTCGCCGGTGGTGAACTCCGTGCGCGTGGTGGAGCTGGCGGAGACGGCCAAGACGTGGCTGGGCGCGCTCCACACGGTGCTCAACAAGCACCGCGCCAAGGGCCTGGGCGACCTGGCGGACGACATCGCCGGGATGATCAAGCACGCGAAGCGCTTCGAGGAGGCGTTGGCGTCTCCGACGGAGGCGCGCTTCGTGGTCGTCACGCGCGGCGAGGACCTGGCCGCGGCCCGCACGGAGCGGGTGGTGGAGTACCTGAAGGACAAGAAGCTTCCGGTGGAGCGGGTGCTCGTCAACCGCGTGGGCCCCAAGTCCACCTGCGAGAAGTGCGAGAACCGCCGCAAGCTGGAGCTCAACGCGGCGAAGGCCATCGAGAAGAAGCTGGGCCTGCCCGTCACCATGGCCCCCGCGCTGGGCCGCCACCCGGCGGGTCTGCGGGAGCTGAAGGCGTTCCGGACCGCGTGGTACGCGCTGTCCCCTCCGGCCGCGAAGATCAAGGCGGCCTGA
- a CDS encoding acetyl-CoA carboxylase carboxyltransferase subunit alpha: MATGISYALDFERPLIELEKKIDELKALSTGGSADFTSEISKLEKKAKKLQTEIFSDLTRWQVVQLSRHPSRPYFQDYVRFLFTDFVELCGDRHFGEDPSIVGGFARFDGKPVLVMGHQKGRNTKENMARNFGMPRPEGYRKARRLMELAERFEKPILTFVDTPGAYPGIGAEERGQAEAIAVNLEVMSRLRVPIISTVVGEGGSGGALAIGVGNRVLMLQNSVYSVISPEGCASILFRDASKADKAADAMKLTASDLLQMKIVDEVVAEPPGGAHRDPAKAAESLGKALRKHLGQLAELSPDGLVKDRYAKFRALGVFSGR; this comes from the coding sequence ATGGCGACCGGCATCAGTTACGCGCTCGACTTCGAGCGCCCGCTCATCGAGCTGGAGAAGAAGATCGATGAGCTCAAGGCGTTGTCCACGGGTGGTTCGGCGGACTTCACCTCGGAGATTTCCAAGCTCGAGAAGAAGGCGAAGAAGCTCCAGACGGAGATCTTCAGTGACCTGACGCGGTGGCAGGTGGTGCAGTTGTCCCGCCACCCCTCGCGGCCCTACTTCCAGGACTATGTCCGCTTCCTGTTCACCGACTTCGTGGAGCTGTGCGGTGACCGGCACTTCGGCGAGGACCCGTCCATCGTTGGCGGCTTCGCTCGCTTCGATGGCAAGCCGGTGCTGGTGATGGGGCACCAGAAGGGTCGCAACACCAAGGAGAACATGGCGCGCAACTTCGGCATGCCGCGCCCGGAGGGCTACCGCAAGGCGCGCCGCCTGATGGAGCTGGCAGAGCGCTTCGAGAAGCCCATCCTCACGTTCGTGGACACGCCGGGCGCCTATCCAGGTATCGGCGCGGAGGAGCGCGGTCAGGCCGAGGCTATCGCCGTGAATCTGGAGGTGATGAGCCGGCTGCGCGTGCCCATCATCTCCACCGTCGTGGGCGAGGGTGGATCGGGTGGCGCGCTGGCCATTGGCGTGGGCAACCGCGTGCTGATGCTCCAGAACAGCGTCTACTCCGTCATCTCGCCGGAGGGCTGTGCCTCCATCCTCTTCCGCGACGCCAGCAAGGCGGACAAGGCGGCGGACGCGATGAAGCTCACCGCGAGCGACCTCTTGCAGATGAAGATTGTCGACGAGGTGGTGGCCGAGCCCCCGGGTGGGGCGCACCGCGACCCCGCGAAGGCGGCTGAGTCCCTGGGCAAGGCGCTGCGCAAGCACCTGGGCCAGCTCGCCGAGCTGTCGCCGGATGGACTGGTCAAGGACCGCTACGCGAAGTTCCGCGCGCTCGGCGTGTTCTCCGGGCGCTGA